One genomic segment of Labeo rohita strain BAU-BD-2019 chromosome 14, IGBB_LRoh.1.0, whole genome shotgun sequence includes these proteins:
- the ctso gene encoding cathepsin O, with protein sequence MAFTLTLVVLIIYELLTESNSVELSRKYLMDGERLKAFQGVHENNEHYQRRINFQDSLKRQAILNSALKKSNHSARYGINQFSDLSPQQFKERYLTARAETAPKFEPYRSGIQVKMNYPLKFDWRDQGVVGPVRNQQSCGGCWAFSVVEAIETVSAKNSGKLQQLSVQQVIDCSYENSGCNGGSPVGALNWLKQTKLKLVKEAEYPFKDMAGICQYFAQSHAGVAVTNYSAYDFSGQEKVMMSVLVESGPLVVIVDAISWQDYLGGIIQHHCSSHNPNHAVLITGYDATGEVPYWIVRNSWGTSWGDNGYAYIKIGNDMCGIADNVAAVFV encoded by the exons ATGGCGTTTACTTTAACATTAGTTGTTTTGATAATATATGAACTGCTCACGGAATCCAACAGCGTCGAACTAAGTAGGAAATATCTGATGGACGGAGAACGACTGAAGGCTTTTCAGGGAGTACATGAAAACAATGAACACTATCAGAGACGGATTAATTTCCAG GACTCACTCAAGAGACAAGCTATTCTGAATTCAGCGCTGAAAAAATCGAACCACTCTGCCCGTTATGGCATCAACCAGTTCTCGGACTTATCTCCGCAGCAGTTCAAAG AGCGCTATCTCACAGCCCGGGCTGAGACGGCTCCAAAGTTTGAGCCTTATAGGTCTGGAATTCAAGTTAAGATGAATTATCCACTCAAGTTTGATTGGAGGGACCAGGGAGTTGTCGGACCGGTCCGAAACCAGCAGTCG TGTGGAGGATGCTGGGCCTTCAGTGTGGTGGAGGCCATTGAAACGGTATCTGCTAAAAACAGTGGAAAACTACAGCAGCTCAGTGTGCAGCAGGTTATAGACTGCTCTTATGAAAACAGTGGCTGTAATGGTGGATCTCCTGTTGGAGCTTTGAATTGGCTGAAACAG accaAATTAAAGTTAGTGAAAGAGGCGGAGTACCCCTTCAAAGACATGGCAGGAATCTGCCAGTACTTTGCTCAGTCTCACGCTGGAGTGGCAGTGACGAATTACTCAGCTTATGACTTCAG TGGACAGGAGAAGGTGATGATGAGCGTGCTGGTGGAGTCAGGGCCTCTTGTTGTCATTGTAGATGCCATCAGCTGGCAGGATTACCTTGGCGGCATCATTCAGCACCACTGCTCCAGCCACAACCCCAACCATGCCGTACTGATCACCGGTTATGATGCCACAG GCGAAGTGCCGTATTGGATAGTACGCAATTCATGGGGGACCTCATGGGGTGACAATGGATATGCTTATATAAAAATAGGAAACGACATGTGTG